From Rutidosis leptorrhynchoides isolate AG116_Rl617_1_P2 chromosome 3, CSIRO_AGI_Rlap_v1, whole genome shotgun sequence, a single genomic window includes:
- the LOC139901098 gene encoding uncharacterized protein encodes MEVALESNGLQISRQKTEYLRCDFSRDDDEQDDGVNICIGDQILHPQTSFRYLGSVLHKSGKVDEDVSHRIKVGWVKWRAATGILCDKNIPLKLKGKFFKVAIRPAMLYRSEEDLKVRSINDKLREERLRWFGHVRRRPLTANVRRVEALTVDGVWRRGRPTRRWEDIIKLDLKELSLTEHMTSDRNVWRTRIKIDE; translated from the exons ATGGAGGTGGCCTTAGAAAGTAATGGTCTACAAATTAGTAGACAAAAGACTGAATACCTTAGATGTGATTTCTCTAGGGACGATGACGAACAAGATGATGGAGTGAACATCTGCATTGGAGACCAGATATTGCATCCGCAAACTTCGTTTAGATACCTAGGTTCGGTGCTCCACAAATCGGGGAAGGTAGATGAGGACGTGTCGCACCGTATTAAGGTAGGGTGGGTGAAGTGGAGAGCAGCTACCGGAATCTTATGCGACAAGAATATCCCCCTTAAGTTGAAAGGGAAATTCtttaaggtggcaattagacctgccatgttataCAGATCAGA GGAGGATCTGAAAGTTAGAAGCATCAACGATAAGCTAAGAGAAGAAAgacttcgatggtttgggcatgtgaggagGCGACCTCTTACTGCGAATGTGAGGAGAGTCGAGGCACTTACGGTTGACGGCGTatggagaaggggtagacccactCGTAGGTGGGAGGATATAATTAAGCTCGACTTGAAAGAGCTTTCATTGACCGAgcacatgacttctgataggaatgtGTGGAGGACTAGAATTAAAATAGACGAGTAG